In the genome of cyanobacterium endosymbiont of Braarudosphaera bigelowii, one region contains:
- a CDS encoding AAA family ATPase: MIPLQLTLKNFLSYQDVTLDFRGLHTVCICGTNGAGKTSLLEAIAWTIWGQSRTSSDEDIIHVSKDYVRTDFMFICYQQVYRIIRSRQRNRSNSLDFQIKSSKGFIPLSIKGIKATQEIITSTLKLDYETFINSAYLRQGRADEFMLHRPTERKKVLADLLKLDHYENLSIKAREIARQYKGKAEQIKLNLEANRRKLIKEKGIKIRQQVIQEDIKVLKILQNKNEQVLQIIKQEDSSRESRLEKLLWNRERLQNLRQETFKLEQEKRELGQKSCNYGKLINQGEKISRKYKKFLFFRKQEETLVYQFKEFQKLNEEKQKLEKHFLYRNNQLQLKIKYQQIFLEQLEKEDKELQKTINDTKDLKLALKTLNFYSQELTKLDELQHEVSPLIKKRQELINQILKIKIDFQLKLEQINILESNYIQELVIIPRKRKILCNLNNNIYDFENERTYHKQIKNKIEEKKIVQGKLLIDQQNNIKEIDKLWQKIRDLDINHSNCPLCEQELDQERRYDVLEKIIKQHKNIQKQVHKLQEKINILKQNINSFILKDASLKKKLEYSEKIQQNFCQIEVHLNKLGEMKDKLKYIVKEKVKITKLIKTESFDSVLQDKLKTLEKKLTELNYTEENHILVRNKANKWRWAEIKNSKVNDLLHRQKQIFEQKSNLIQLINQLVKQKEKLDNVSSLKREINIIKRKLKVLNYDKSIHDKVSSYIRISQNCIVDYEKLQNANKSYFSLQQYLKVAEDRLKNSYEKQNSVIKIENQLSERLNLTKNYNQQITKLTIIFKIQRQHLDKLFEKQGRSEQAISELKILQNERRDLQVLHNNICKQYRIYSELTKSFSKNGIQLLIIENVLPQLEAETNKILTRLTGNELRIQFITQRLGKGTTIRKKSAKLIDTLDILIADTEGTRVYETYSGGEAFRINFSVRLALAKLLAQRAGASLEMLIIDEGFGTQDAEGCERLIAAINSIASDFSCILIVTHMPQFQEAFQHRIEISKTNQGSQISIVN; the protein is encoded by the coding sequence GTGATTCCTTTACAATTAACACTTAAAAATTTTTTAAGTTATCAAGATGTAACTCTTGATTTTCGAGGGTTGCATACTGTTTGTATCTGTGGAACTAATGGAGCTGGTAAAACTTCTTTGTTAGAAGCAATAGCTTGGACCATCTGGGGACAAAGTAGGACAAGTAGTGATGAAGACATTATTCATGTAAGTAAAGACTATGTAAGAACCGATTTCATGTTTATTTGTTATCAACAAGTCTATCGTATTATCCGTAGTCGTCAACGAAATCGTTCTAATTCTTTAGATTTTCAAATAAAAAGCTCTAAAGGATTCATTCCCTTAAGTATAAAAGGAATAAAAGCAACCCAAGAAATTATTACTTCTACTTTAAAATTGGATTATGAGACTTTTATTAACTCAGCTTATTTGAGACAAGGAAGAGCAGATGAGTTTATGCTTCATCGTCCTACAGAAAGAAAAAAAGTTCTTGCAGACTTATTAAAACTTGATCATTACGAAAATTTATCTATTAAAGCTAGAGAAATAGCACGACAATACAAAGGGAAAGCTGAACAAATAAAATTAAACCTTGAAGCAAATAGAAGGAAATTAATTAAAGAAAAAGGCATTAAAATCCGACAACAAGTTATTCAAGAAGATATTAAAGTATTAAAAATTTTACAAAATAAAAACGAACAAGTACTTCAAATCATCAAACAAGAAGATAGTAGTCGTGAAAGCCGGTTAGAAAAATTACTGTGGAATAGAGAACGTCTTCAGAACTTAAGACAAGAAACATTTAAATTAGAGCAAGAAAAAAGAGAGCTCGGTCAAAAAAGCTGTAATTATGGAAAACTAATTAATCAGGGAGAGAAAATTTCTAGAAAGTATAAAAAATTTCTTTTTTTCCGTAAACAAGAAGAAACTTTAGTTTATCAATTTAAAGAATTTCAAAAGTTAAACGAGGAAAAGCAAAAGTTAGAAAAGCATTTTTTATATAGAAATAACCAATTACAATTAAAAATTAAGTATCAACAAATTTTTTTAGAACAATTAGAGAAAGAAGACAAGGAGTTACAAAAAACAATAAACGATACTAAAGATTTGAAATTGGCTTTAAAAACACTTAATTTTTATAGCCAAGAATTAACAAAATTAGATGAATTACAACATGAAGTTTCTCCATTAATAAAAAAAAGACAAGAATTAATAAATCAAATATTAAAAATCAAGATAGATTTTCAGTTAAAATTAGAACAAATAAATATTTTAGAGAGTAATTATATCCAGGAATTAGTTATAATTCCTCGTAAAAGAAAGATATTATGTAATTTAAACAATAATATTTATGATTTTGAAAATGAAAGAACTTATCATAAACAAATAAAAAATAAAATTGAGGAAAAGAAAATTGTCCAAGGTAAACTGTTAATCGATCAACAAAATAATATAAAAGAAATAGATAAGTTGTGGCAAAAAATACGTGACTTAGATATTAATCATTCTAATTGCCCTTTGTGTGAACAAGAGTTGGATCAAGAACGTCGTTATGATGTTCTTGAAAAAATAATAAAGCAACATAAAAATATTCAAAAACAAGTACATAAATTACAAGAAAAAATTAATATACTTAAACAAAATATTAATTCGTTCATATTAAAAGATGCATCTCTAAAAAAAAAATTAGAGTACTCAGAAAAAATACAGCAAAATTTTTGTCAAATTGAAGTGCACTTAAATAAGTTAGGAGAGATGAAAGATAAACTTAAGTATATAGTAAAAGAAAAAGTAAAAATTACAAAACTGATTAAAACTGAATCTTTTGATTCAGTTTTGCAAGATAAGTTAAAGACTCTTGAAAAGAAATTAACAGAGCTCAACTATACAGAAGAAAATCATATATTAGTGAGAAACAAAGCTAATAAATGGCGTTGGGCTGAAATTAAAAACTCTAAAGTTAATGACTTACTTCATAGACAAAAACAAATTTTTGAACAAAAGTCTAATCTAATTCAACTTATTAATCAATTAGTAAAACAAAAGGAAAAGCTAGATAATGTTTCAAGTTTAAAGAGAGAAATTAATATAATCAAAAGGAAACTAAAGGTATTAAACTATGATAAATCAATTCATGATAAGGTTTCTAGTTATATTCGTATTTCTCAAAATTGTATTGTTGATTATGAGAAACTACAAAATGCAAACAAGTCTTATTTTTCATTACAACAATATTTAAAAGTTGCAGAAGATAGATTAAAGAATAGCTATGAAAAACAAAATAGTGTTATAAAGATTGAAAACCAATTGTCTGAGAGACTAAACCTTACCAAAAACTACAACCAGCAGATAACCAAACTCACAATAATTTTCAAAATACAAAGACAACATTTAGATAAATTGTTTGAAAAGCAAGGTAGATCTGAACAAGCAATATCCGAACTTAAGATATTGCAAAATGAAAGAAGAGATTTACAGGTATTACATAATAATATTTGTAAACAGTATCGTATATATTCAGAGTTGACTAAATCTTTTAGTAAAAATGGTATTCAACTATTAATAATTGAAAATGTCTTACCTCAATTAGAAGCAGAAACAAATAAAATTCTTACACGCTTAACCGGAAATGAGCTACGTATTCAATTTATTACTCAAAGATTAGGAAAAGGTACTACCATTCGCAAAAAATCCGCAAAATTAATTGATACATTAGATATTCTTATTGCTGATACAGAAGGAACTCGTGTGTATGAAACATATTCAGGAGGAGAAGCTTTTAGAATAAATTTTTCTGTACGTTTAGCTTTAGCTAAACTACTAGCACAAAGAGCAGGAGCATCATTAGAAATGTTAATAATTGATGAAGGTTTTGGTACCCAGGATGCTGAAGGCTGTGAACGTTTAATTGCAGCAATCAATAGCATAGCCTCTGATTTTTCTTGCATATTAATAGTGACACATATGCCCCAGTTTCAAGAAGCTTTTCAACATCGCATAGAAATTAGTAAGACTAACCAGGGCTCACAAATAAGTATAGTAAACTAG
- the dnaB gene encoding replicative DNA helicase, with translation MINNNIPPQNIEAEESILGGILLDPEAIGRVVDLITPESFYVRSHQEIYEAVLKLHSQGKPTDFLTVRSVLEDHSLLEKVGGIDKLTQLLDRTVSAVNIDRYATLVMDKYLRRQLISSGHEIVDLGFEITRDLEIVLDESEKKIFGLTQKRPQGGLVPISETIIQTFNELEKLHNQTTIPGIETGFYDLDAMTGGLQRSDLIIIAGRPSMGKTAFGLGLAAHVAKNFNLPVAIFSLEMSKEQLSMRLLASEAGIESNRLRSGRFVQDDYSKISTAIGTLSNLPIYIDDSANVTVMQVRSQVRRLLAEKKGDFGLVLIDYLQLMEGAEKDNRVQELSKMTRSLKGLAREIKAPVIALSQLSRAVEARNNKRPMMSDLRESGSIEQDADLIMMLYRDEYYNPDTIDKGITEIILTKHRNGPTGTIQLLFQAELTKFLNIQANSNYF, from the coding sequence ATGATTAATAATAATATTCCTCCTCAAAATATCGAAGCTGAAGAATCTATTCTAGGTGGGATCTTACTCGATCCTGAAGCTATTGGAAGAGTTGTAGATTTAATAACTCCAGAATCGTTTTACGTAAGATCACATCAAGAAATTTATGAAGCTGTATTAAAATTACATAGTCAGGGAAAGCCCACTGATTTTTTGACAGTCAGAAGTGTTTTAGAAGATCATTCATTATTAGAAAAAGTGGGTGGAATAGATAAGCTAACTCAATTACTTGATAGGACGGTTTCTGCTGTCAATATTGATCGATATGCAACATTAGTGATGGATAAATATCTACGTCGCCAATTGATTAGTTCTGGTCACGAGATTGTTGACTTGGGATTTGAAATAACAAGGGATTTGGAAATTGTCTTGGATGAATCAGAAAAAAAAATATTTGGTTTAACTCAGAAGAGACCGCAAGGAGGCTTGGTTCCAATTTCAGAAACAATTATTCAGACTTTTAATGAATTAGAAAAATTACATAATCAAACTACTATTCCTGGAATAGAGACAGGCTTTTATGATTTAGATGCTATGACCGGAGGATTACAACGTTCAGATCTAATTATCATTGCTGGAAGACCATCTATGGGGAAAACTGCTTTTGGATTAGGATTGGCAGCACATGTTGCTAAAAATTTTAATTTACCAGTAGCTATATTTAGTTTAGAAATGTCAAAAGAGCAACTTTCTATGCGTTTGTTAGCATCGGAAGCAGGAATTGAAAGTAATCGTTTACGTTCAGGAAGATTCGTTCAAGATGATTACAGTAAGATAAGTACTGCAATTGGTACTTTATCCAATCTACCAATTTATATTGATGATTCTGCAAATGTTACTGTTATGCAAGTACGTTCTCAAGTGCGTCGATTACTAGCAGAAAAAAAAGGAGATTTTGGATTAGTTTTAATTGATTATTTACAACTAATGGAAGGAGCAGAAAAAGATAATCGGGTTCAAGAATTATCAAAAATGACACGTTCTCTAAAAGGTTTAGCGCGTGAAATAAAAGCTCCCGTTATTGCTTTATCACAGTTAAGTAGGGCAGTTGAAGCTAGAAATAATAAACGTCCTATGATGTCTGACTTAAGAGAAAGCGGTTCTATTGAACAAGATGCTGATCTTATTATGATGTTATATCGAGATGAATACTATAATCCTGACACTATAGATAAAGGAATTACTGAAATTATTTTAACTAAGCATCGTAATGGTCCTACAGGAACTATTCAACTACTTTTTCAAGCAGAATTAACTAAGTTTTTAAATATCCAAGCAAACTCTAATTACTTTTAA
- a CDS encoding ABC1 kinase family protein, translating to MPHSILFLENLNFNTANININSNHPFKKNTENVDNYIENNYQYNPNEINKYYRKHIFKVANRLIRIFSCFSSFIFKLWWSRLIGKNIKEDANQAIHLRKILTELGPTYIKIGQALSTRPDLVPPVYLNELTLLQDKLPSFPNEIAYRFIQEELGCSAQSIYKELSENPIAAASLGQVYKGKLKTGEQVAIKVQRPGLLECITLDIYILRYISHWLQNNFSFIHSDLVAITDELAERIFEEIDYVKEGNNAEEFAKHYSHLPEIYVPKIYWEYTARRVLTMEWIEGTKLTNIEKIQAQGIEATHLVEIGVHCSLCQLLEYGLFHADPHPGNLLAMKDGKLAYLDFGMMSRIESYQRYGFIEAVIHLVNRDFDALAYDYVKLGFLEPETDLTPITVALKEIFNNALGSSVAELNFKNITDQMSSIMYEFPFKVPAYYALILRSMVTLEGIAIGIDPNFKVLSKAYSYVAKRLLTDSSPELRRSLTDLLFKKGNLRWNRLESLMINAQNFQSYDIDIVFDQIADFIFSPQGEFIREQLINEVIDSVDIFGRQIWFKLSITIRKQIGLTRENSIREPKEDNSLKHLKNILIILNDLPGFEPMHLSSLLIKLIAKRETQQMGVKILDGLAHKMMARLVRNLLLEINQSK from the coding sequence ATGCCTCATTCAATTCTTTTTCTAGAGAACTTGAATTTTAATACAGCCAATATCAATATCAACTCTAATCATCCATTTAAAAAAAATACAGAAAATGTAGATAATTATATTGAAAATAACTATCAATATAATCCAAATGAAATTAATAAGTATTATCGCAAGCACATTTTTAAAGTTGCTAACCGTTTAATTCGTATTTTTTCTTGTTTTTCTTCTTTCATTTTTAAATTATGGTGGAGTAGATTAATAGGTAAAAATATTAAAGAAGATGCTAACCAAGCAATTCATTTGAGGAAGATCTTAACTGAATTAGGACCAACTTATATTAAGATTGGACAAGCCTTATCTACTCGACCTGATTTAGTTCCTCCAGTCTATTTAAATGAATTAACTCTTTTACAAGATAAACTACCATCTTTTCCAAACGAAATAGCTTATCGCTTTATACAAGAAGAGTTAGGTTGTAGTGCTCAATCAATCTATAAAGAATTATCAGAAAACCCTATTGCTGCAGCTTCGTTAGGACAAGTATATAAAGGAAAATTAAAGACAGGAGAACAGGTCGCAATTAAAGTACAGAGACCTGGCTTACTTGAATGTATTACGCTAGATATTTATATTCTCCGATATATTTCTCATTGGTTACAAAATAATTTTTCTTTTATTCATTCCGACTTGGTAGCTATTACAGATGAGCTAGCTGAACGTATTTTTGAAGAAATTGATTATGTTAAAGAAGGAAATAACGCTGAAGAATTTGCTAAACATTATAGTCATTTACCAGAAATTTATGTTCCCAAAATTTATTGGGAATATACAGCCAGAAGAGTATTGACAATGGAGTGGATTGAAGGCACGAAACTTACTAATATAGAAAAAATTCAAGCTCAAGGAATTGAGGCAACACATTTAGTAGAGATAGGGGTTCATTGCTCTTTATGTCAATTGCTAGAATATGGTCTTTTTCATGCAGATCCTCATCCTGGTAATTTGTTAGCAATGAAAGACGGTAAGTTAGCTTATCTTGATTTCGGAATGATGAGTCGTATTGAAAGTTATCAAAGATATGGTTTTATAGAAGCAGTTATTCACTTAGTTAATAGAGATTTTGATGCTTTAGCTTATGATTATGTAAAGTTAGGATTCTTAGAACCTGAAACGGATTTAACTCCCATTACAGTTGCTTTAAAAGAAATCTTTAACAATGCTTTGGGTTCAAGTGTAGCTGAATTGAATTTCAAAAATATTACTGATCAGATGTCAAGCATAATGTACGAGTTCCCTTTTAAAGTTCCTGCTTATTATGCATTAATTTTAAGATCAATGGTAACTCTGGAAGGTATTGCAATTGGAATTGATCCTAATTTTAAAGTGTTAAGTAAAGCATATTCGTATGTTGCTAAACGTCTTCTAACTGATTCTTCACCTGAATTAAGAAGATCTTTAACAGATCTATTATTTAAAAAGGGAAATTTGCGTTGGAATAGATTAGAGAGTTTGATGATAAATGCACAAAATTTTCAAAGTTACGATATTGATATAGTATTTGACCAAATTGCAGATTTTATTTTTTCTCCACAAGGAGAATTTATCCGAGAACAATTAATTAATGAGGTTATTGATTCTGTTGATATTTTCGGCCGTCAAATTTGGTTTAAATTATCTATAACAATTCGAAAACAAATAGGCTTGACTAGAGAAAATAGCATCAGAGAGCCTAAAGAAGATAATAGTTTAAAGCATCTAAAAAACATTTTGATAATTTTAAATGATTTGCCTGGTTTTGAGCCTATGCATTTATCTTCATTATTAATTAAGTTAATAGCAAAAAGAGAAACTCAACAAATGGGAGTAAAAATTCTTGATGGATTAGCACATAAAATGATGGCCCGTTTAGTTCGTAATTTGTTATTAGAAATAAATCAATCCAAATAA
- a CDS encoding DUF4168 domain-containing protein: MFKSILLQRKIASIIFIVLLQSFALKYSPKILAQLPYISNSSNINTIENSQLEKFAKAVKSLQMIDRMTQLEMLKAIKAIEMSPEEFMKIGQQEKNKRNLNMEKQIKFEETLITVKRINQKDRLEKREAIKNAGLEVSQFNRIGKMVEQNPELQKVVVKLLGI, from the coding sequence ATGTTCAAGTCAATATTATTACAAAGAAAAATTGCATCAATTATCTTTATAGTTCTCTTACAATCGTTTGCTTTGAAGTATTCGCCAAAGATACTTGCTCAGCTTCCTTATATATCAAATTCTTCTAATATTAATACTATTGAGAATAGTCAACTAGAGAAGTTTGCTAAAGCTGTTAAAAGTTTACAAATGATCGATAGAATGACTCAATTAGAAATGCTTAAAGCAATAAAAGCTATAGAAATGTCTCCGGAAGAATTTATGAAGATCGGTCAGCAAGAAAAAAATAAGCGTAATCTTAATATGGAAAAACAAATTAAATTTGAAGAGACTCTTATTACTGTCAAGAGAATTAATCAAAAAGACCGTTTAGAAAAACGAGAAGCTATAAAAAATGCAGGATTGGAGGTTTCTCAATTCAACAGAATTGGGAAAATGGTTGAACAAAACCCGGAACTTCAGAAAGTAGTTGTAAAGTTACTAGGTATTTAG
- a CDS encoding diacylglycerol/polyprenol kinase family protein, with the protein MSFQFFCLISTLYSFRLPICLIVFYLTAVIAIAEILKHSWDTKTEITRKIVHIASGNIIIFAWQLQLPIWILITGSILSTLAVLVSYAFYLFPSINDINRLSYGTLFYAFSIGILSYCFWYEERFQYAVIGILIMTWGDGMAAIVGLKFGKHTYQIFNVNKSWEGSLMMMGISFIVCSVILSLVGEPFSRTFIISLVTSIVATALEVFSSFGIDNMTVPIGSAFVSFYLANL; encoded by the coding sequence TTGTCTTTCCAGTTTTTTTGTCTAATTAGTACTTTATATTCTTTTCGTCTTCCTATTTGTTTAATTGTTTTTTATTTAACCGCTGTTATTGCAATAGCTGAAATCTTAAAACATTCTTGGGATACAAAAACAGAAATTACTAGAAAAATTGTTCATATTGCTTCTGGCAATATCATTATATTTGCATGGCAGTTACAACTACCTATATGGATTCTAATAACAGGTTCGATATTATCTACTCTTGCAGTTCTAGTTTCTTATGCTTTTTATCTTTTTCCCAGTATAAATGATATTAACAGGTTGAGCTATGGAACATTGTTTTATGCTTTTAGCATTGGTATTTTAAGCTATTGCTTTTGGTATGAAGAAAGATTTCAATATGCAGTAATTGGGATTTTAATAATGACTTGGGGAGACGGAATGGCGGCTATTGTTGGTCTGAAATTTGGAAAGCACACTTATCAAATATTCAATGTTAATAAAAGCTGGGAAGGATCCTTAATGATGATGGGTATAAGTTTTATTGTTTGTAGTGTAATTCTTTCTTTGGTAGGAGAGCCCTTTTCAAGGACCTTTATAATATCTTTAGTTACTTCTATAGTCGCTACAGCACTCGAAGTATTTTCCAGCTTTGGAATTGATAATATGACAGTTCCTATCGGAAGCGCCTTTGTATCTTTTTATTTAGCTAACTTATAG
- the aat gene encoding leucyl/phenylalanyl-tRNA--protein transferase — MKSINNLEPIIKGYTQGYFLMGDEFKVLSWYSSYQRALIPLDERFRYPKSLQRTLNQQQFSISINKKFLEVCQACAERETTWITPELIQIYYQLHLNGFAHSFETWQGDQLAGGILGITIGSAFIGESMFYRVPNGSKVAMVKLVEHLRSVKFTLFDVQLQNNHLERFGSYVINNNEYRRLLFQALNNTCIFVN; from the coding sequence ATGAAGTCTATTAATAACTTAGAGCCCATTATAAAAGGTTACACTCAAGGGTATTTTCTAATGGGTGACGAGTTCAAAGTATTAAGTTGGTATTCAAGCTACCAAAGAGCTTTAATCCCTTTAGATGAACGTTTTCGATATCCTAAGTCTCTACAACGTACCCTGAATCAACAGCAGTTTTCAATTTCAATCAACAAAAAATTTTTAGAAGTTTGTCAAGCTTGTGCAGAAAGAGAAACTACTTGGATAACTCCTGAACTAATACAAATCTATTATCAATTACATTTAAATGGCTTTGCCCACAGTTTTGAAACTTGGCAAGGAGATCAGTTAGCTGGAGGGATTTTAGGAATTACTATTGGAAGTGCTTTTATAGGAGAATCAATGTTCTATCGTGTACCAAACGGTTCTAAAGTTGCTATGGTTAAACTAGTAGAGCATTTAAGATCTGTAAAATTCACATTATTTGATGTCCAGTTACAAAATAATCATTTAGAAAGATTTGGTTCTTATGTAATAAACAATAATGAATATAGAAGACTTTTATTTCAAGCACTTAATAATACTTGTATTTTTGTCAATTGA
- the rpsN gene encoding 30S ribosomal protein S14 — MAKKSMIQREKKRERLIEKYAEKRASLKEAFHNAENYEEKIEIHRQIQRLPRNSAPTRHRNRCWLTGRPRGYYRDFGLSRNVLREWAHEGLLPGVVKSSW; from the coding sequence ATGGCTAAAAAAAGTATGATTCAACGAGAAAAAAAGAGAGAGCGTCTTATTGAAAAATATGCTGAGAAAAGAGCATCTTTGAAAGAAGCTTTTCATAATGCAGAAAATTATGAAGAGAAAATTGAAATTCATCGTCAAATTCAACGCCTTCCTCGTAATAGTGCTCCTACACGTCATCGCAATCGTTGCTGGCTTACTGGTCGTCCAAGAGGATACTATAGAGACTTTGGTTTATCACGTAACGTATTAAGAGAATGGGCTCATGAAGGACTATTACCTGGAGTAGTTAAATCTAGTTGGTAA
- the ctpB gene encoding carboxyl-terminal processing protease CtpB translates to MKYSIKSLYDYKSLLWSGTIAVLSTLTIIFPGLSFNIPEDNPKAVIDEIWQIVNNEFVDLEFNRINWQEERQELLSQKYKNSKQAYKFINESLKKLGDPYTRFLSPQEFSMLTSQTSGELSGIGIRLAIDRRTSELYVVEAMKSSPAIKAGLKRGDRLIRINGQPTALMTLEQAQEAIFGKLGTEVSLQLSRRDKGIFQVTLERTQIQIASVSYHLQEEKHHSIGYIKLDEFSSHATEQMKQAIHELGKQKVSGFILDLRGNPGGLLFASVNIARLWLEEGKIVSTVDRKGGDQHFSANGTSLTSLPLVILVNKWSASASEILTGALKENNRATVIGTTTYGKGTVQSVHSLSDGSGLAVTIARYYPASGADINYKGISPDIYLDLTMEQQIRLKNDPTLLGTKADPQYIKALSILREHIIPVSKIVISSYILSA, encoded by the coding sequence ATGAAATATTCAATAAAATCACTATATGATTATAAATCATTGTTATGGAGTGGAACCATAGCAGTATTATCTACATTGACAATTATTTTTCCTGGCTTAAGTTTCAATATTCCTGAAGATAACCCTAAAGCTGTCATAGACGAAATTTGGCAGATTGTAAATAATGAATTTGTAGATTTAGAATTTAATCGAATTAACTGGCAGGAAGAACGACAAGAATTATTGTCTCAAAAATATAAGAATTCTAAACAAGCATATAAATTTATTAATGAATCTTTAAAAAAGTTAGGGGATCCATATACTCGATTTTTATCTCCTCAAGAGTTTTCCATGCTTACTAGTCAAACATCAGGAGAACTTTCAGGTATTGGTATTAGATTAGCAATTGATAGGAGAACTAGTGAATTATATGTAGTTGAAGCAATGAAGAGTTCACCTGCTATAAAGGCAGGCCTCAAACGTGGTGATCGTTTAATTCGCATTAATGGCCAGCCAACTGCATTAATGACTCTTGAACAGGCACAAGAAGCAATCTTTGGAAAGTTAGGAACTGAGGTTAGCTTACAGCTATCACGTCGTGATAAAGGAATTTTTCAAGTCACCCTTGAACGTACTCAAATACAAATTGCTTCTGTAAGTTATCACCTTCAAGAAGAGAAACATCACAGTATAGGATATATTAAACTTGATGAATTTAGTTCACATGCAACTGAGCAAATGAAGCAAGCGATCCATGAGCTTGGAAAACAAAAAGTTTCTGGATTTATTTTAGATTTACGAGGAAATCCTGGTGGTCTACTTTTTGCTAGTGTTAATATTGCTCGTCTCTGGCTCGAGGAAGGAAAAATTGTCAGTACGGTTGACCGCAAAGGAGGGGATCAACATTTTTCAGCCAATGGGACGTCTTTAACAAGTTTACCTTTAGTTATTTTAGTTAATAAATGGTCTGCAAGTGCTAGTGAGATTTTAACTGGTGCTTTAAAAGAAAATAATCGTGCTACGGTTATCGGTACTACAACCTATGGGAAAGGGACTGTACAATCAGTTCATTCATTATCTGATGGTTCAGGCTTAGCAGTTACTATTGCTCGTTACTATCCCGCTAGTGGTGCAGATATTAACTATAAGGGAATTAGTCCAGATATCTATTTAGATTTGACGATGGAACAACAAATTCGTTTAAAGAATGATCCAACTTTATTAGGAACTAAAGCAGATCCTCAGTACATTAAAGCTCTTTCAATTTTACGAGAACATATTATCCCCGTATCGAAAATTGTTATTTCTTCATATATTTTAAGTGCTTAA
- a CDS encoding GNAT family N-acetyltransferase: protein MFSWRRLFNNISSNIKAKTTSSSRERISLKKKSTLQSRIFFTKEREIDLYDLEELCDSVGWSRRPLRKVKRALNNSFIIVSAWEVRKNQRRLIGFARATSDHAFNATIWDVVIHPRFQSKGLGKGMINYMIRHLKNEDISNITLFADPQVINFYCRLGFIIEPEGIKGMFWYPN from the coding sequence ATGTTTTCTTGGAGACGCTTGTTTAATAATATCAGCTCAAATATTAAGGCTAAAACTACTTCATCATCGAGAGAAAGAATAAGCTTGAAAAAGAAAAGTACACTTCAATCTCGTATTTTCTTTACAAAAGAGCGAGAAATTGATTTATACGATCTAGAAGAATTATGTGATTCTGTGGGGTGGAGCCGTCGTCCTCTTCGAAAAGTTAAAAGAGCCCTAAATAATAGTTTTATAATAGTCTCTGCATGGGAAGTAAGGAAAAACCAACGACGTCTGATTGGATTCGCTCGCGCAACTTCTGACCATGCTTTCAATGCAACTATTTGGGATGTAGTTATTCATCCCAGATTCCAGAGTAAGGGATTAGGTAAGGGAATGATAAATTACATGATCCGACATTTAAAGAATGAAGATATTAGTAATATTACACTTTTTGCTGATCCCCAAGTAATAAATTTTTACTGTCGTTTAGGATTTATAATTGAACCAGAAGGAATAAAAGGAATGTTTTGGTACCCTAATTAG